A single Brassica napus cultivar Da-Ae unplaced genomic scaffold, Da-Ae ScsIHWf_562;HRSCAF=843, whole genome shotgun sequence DNA region contains:
- the LOC125604554 gene encoding zinc finger protein 1-like, with protein sequence MDPSVKEYQEMLKIEKRGHQDLDLGLTLFRGTTSSEFNLIDSFKSSSSSTSHHLHNHQEHLDDPRVFSSNYCQRKFYSSQALGGHQNAHKRERTLAKRRKYYKMSLSSSPPSSAFAFGHGSVSRFASMASLPLHGSTSNRSTLGIQAHSTIHNPLLGRQRASLSHVFKQNVHQRPAIGKMLPEKFHLEVASSNNSKFTAPELERIGYFKNKQEDHNQFSKIDLTLKL encoded by the coding sequence ATGGATCCTTCCGTCAAAGAATATCAAGAAATgttaaaaatcgagaaacgaggTCATCAAGATCTTGATTTAGGCTTGACCCTTTTCCGTGGTACGACTTCATCAGAGTTCAATCTCATCGATTCTTTTAAATCCAGCTCATCGTCGACTTCTCATCATCTTCACAATCATCAAGAACATTTGGACGATCCGAGAGTGTTCTCAAGCAACTATTGTCAAAGAAAGTTTTATAGCTCACAAGCACTAGGCGGTCACCAAAACGCTCATAAACGCGAACGCACCTTAGCCAAACGCCGGAAGTACTACAAGATGAGTCTCTCCTCCTCCCCTCCTTCCTCGGCGTTCGCGTTTGGACACGGTTCAGTCAGCAGATTCGCAAGCATGGCATCGTTACCGTTACATGGCTCGACTAGTAACAGATCAACGCTAGGGATTCAGGCTCATTCAACGATCCATAATCCCCTTTTAGGAAGACAAAGAGCGAGTTTAAGTCATGTTTTCAAACAGAACGTTCACCAGAGACCGGCCATCGGAAAGATGCTGCCAGAGAAATTTCACCTTGAAGTGGCCAGCAGTAATAACAGTAAGTTTACTGCTCCTGAGTTGGAGAGGATTGGATATTTCAAGAACAAGCAAGAAGATCATAATCAGTTTAGCAAGATTGACTTGACTCTTAAGCTATAA
- the LOC125604555 gene encoding DCN1-like protein 4 — protein MPRTASKPTKKRSKPYTVTSSDTDPVPSASSKTKKSSKENDEKYKLFNKYANTSSGIIDPEGIEKLCSKLKVSHTDIKILMLAWKMKAKRQGYFTKAEWRRALKALKVDTIKKLKKALPELEKEVRKPLNFADFYAYAFRYCLTDERQNCIDIGTICQLLDMVLGSTFRDQVDHFVDYLKIQNDYKVITMDQWMGFYRFCNEISFPDMTNYSLELAWPLILDNFFEWMREKQA, from the exons ATGCCTCGTACTGCATCCAAGCCGACGAAGAAACGGAGTAAACCTTATACAGTTACCTCTTCAGACACGGATCCTGTTCCCTCAG CTTCGAGTAAAACTAAAAAGTCGTCCAAAgagaatgatgaaaaatataagTTGTTTAATAAGTATGCCAATACATCTTCTGGTATCATTGA TCCAGAAGGAATTGAGAAACTTTGCTCCAAATTGAAAGTTTCTCATACTGATATCAAGATCTTGATGCTAGCTTG GAAAATGAAGGCTAAAAGACAAGGTTACTTCACAAAG GCTGAATGGAGAAGAGCACTCAAGGCGTTAAAGGTTGACACTATCAAAAAATTGAAGAAAGCCCTTCCTGAGCTCGAGAAAGag GTCAGAAAGCCATTGAATTTTGCAGACTTCTATGCTTATGCCTTTCGTTATTGTTTGACAG ATGAAAGACAAAATTGCATAGACATTGGGACTATTTGTCAACTCCTAGATATGGTCTTAGGATCAACATTCCGTGACCAGGTTGATCACTTTGTCGACTACCTAAAG ATCCAGAATGATTACAAAGTCATCACTATGGACCAATGGATGGGTTTTTATAGATTCTGCAATGAG ATAAGTTTCCCGGACATGACCAACTACAGTCTAGAACTTGCTTGGCCACTGATTCTAGACAATTTTTTTGAGTGGATGCGCGAAAAACAAGCATGA
- the LOC125604552 gene encoding nuclear pore complex protein NUP96-like gives MATSLDSHRKILFDGNDIKDSLPSLNSPDYFLKPSMNELVQREIESPGYCSRVPDFTIGRIGYGFIKFLGTTDVRNLDLDQVVKFQRHDVVVYDDESSKPAFGEGLNKPAEVTLIVNIARGEERAGFVSYKLKQITERQGATFISFVREMGFWKFLVPHFSRFGLSDDEAEDITMDDAPRLENHVALNGDMVVADVDKMETSESELSHSLPAHLGLDPGKMKEMRMLMFPREDLDESEEFGDQTSFPMTSLTKRRARTSQKHSQRDTHQDTPPVVRKTPLALLEYNLGNDKSSPGSILMVQQNKNLAVRKSKMGGFELDISHETPLTDNYSRNVVDAALFMGRSFRAGWGPNGVLLHTGNPIGSSSSQRVLSSVISVDKIAIDKVVRDKKEKVQKELIDSAFETPLSFHKELYHEEEKEVRFGYFSLKLQKVVTDRVVLSDICRNYIDIIEKQLEFPGLSTSAKLFLTHQVMVWELIKVLFSERQSTYAASDNEEDMMQDVKEESAEVDTEALPLIRRAEFSCWLQECVSHRVQEDVSDLNGSGYLKHLFFLLTGRELDSAVELAISKGDVRLACLLSQVGGSTVNRDDIMQQLHLWGRNGLDFNYIENDRIKLYELLAGNIHDALQDFAIDWKRFLGLLMWHHLAPDSSLPVIFRNYQLLLDQGKAPWPVPIYIDEGLADGNVSNTKHSDLLYYLMLLHSREEQKIGFLKTMFSAFSSTDDPLDYHMIWHQRGILEAVGAFTSDDLHALDMGFVAQLLSQGLCHWAIYVVLHMPYRKDRPYLHFTVIREILFQFCETWSSVESQRQFIKDLGIPSEWMHEALAVYYNYHGDFVKALDHFIECANWQRAHSIFMTSVAHSLFLSANHSEIWRIATSMDDRKSEIENWDLGAGIYMSFYLLKSSLEEDADTMLELDSPESRNESCRSFVGRLNESLAVWGDRLPVEARVAYTKMAEEICELLLSGLSVYPDRDSQLSCFMTAFKAPLPEDVRSSHLQDAVSLFSLYLSETGHQTSA, from the exons ATGGCTACAAGTTTGGACTCACACAGAAAGATCCTTTTTGATGGAAATGATATCAAAGATTCATTGCCTTCCTTGAACTCACCCGACTACTTCTTGAAGCCATCCATGAACGAGCTGGTCCAGCGAGAAATTGAAAGCCCTGGTTATTGCAGCCGTGTTCCTGATTTCACCATTGGGAGGATCGGTTACGGTTTTATCAAGTTTCTTGGAACTACAGATGTTAGAAACTTGGACCTGGATCAGGTTGTTAAGTTTCAGAGGCACGATGTGGTTGTTTATGATGATGAGAGCTCCAAGCCTGCTTTTGGCGAGGGGCTTAACAAGCCTGCTGAGGTCACTCTGATCGTTAACATAGCTCGTGGGGAAGAGCGGGCTGGCTTTgtttcttataaattaaaacagATTACTGAAAGACAAGGGGCAACTTTCATCTCGTTTGTTCGTGAGATGGGTTTCTGGAAGTTTTTGGTTCCTCATTTCAGCAGATTTGGGTTGAGTGATGATGAGGCAGAAGATATTACTATGGATGATGCCCCACGTTTGGAGAATCATGTGGCACTGAATGGTGACATGGTGGTAGCTGACGTTGACAAAATGGAAACTTCCGAGTCTGAGCTTTCTCATTCTCTTCCAGCGCATCTAGGACTTGATCCTGGAAAGATGAAAGAAATGAGAATGCTGATGTTTCCTAGGGAAGATCTTGACGAAAGTGAGGAGTTTGGAGATCAAACTTCTTTCCCCATGACATCATTGACTAAACGAAGGGCAAGAACTTCACAGAAACATTCTCAAAGAGATACTCATCAAGATACTCCACCGGTTGTGCGGAAAACGCCACTTGCTTTGCTGGAGTATAACCTTGGGAATGATAAAAGCTCCCCAGGCAGTATCCTGATGGTCCAACAAAATAAGAACCTGGCAGTCAGAAAGTCGAAGATGGGAGGTTTCGAGCTGGACATCAGCCATGAGACGCCATTAACTGATAACTATTCCCGCAATGTTGTAGATGCAGCATTATTCATGGGAAGGTCGTTCCGTGCAGGTTGGGGACCAAATGGCGTGCTTCTTCACACTGGTAATCCAATAGGCAGTTCTAGTTCCCAGAGAGTATTGTCTTCTGTGATCAGTGTAGATAAGATAGCAATTGACAAAGTGGTTCGggataaaaaggaaaaagttcAGAAAGAACTTATTGACTCTGCATTTGAGACTCCCTTAAGTTTCCACAAGGAATTGTAtcatgaagaagaaaaagaagtcaGGTTTGGCTATTTTAGTCTTAAACTTCAGAAAGTTGTCACTGATCGTGTGGTTCTTTCAGATATCTGCCGAAACTATATTGATATAATCGAGAAACAGCTGGAGTTTCCTGGGTTGTCCACCTCTGCGAAGCTCTTTTTGACTCACCAGGTCATGGTGTGGGAACTCATAAAAGTTCTCTTTTCTGAGAGACAGAGTACTTATGCAGCTTCTGATAATGAGGAAGATATGATGCAAGATGTCAAAGAAGAGTCTGCGGAAGTTGATACAGAAGCTCTTCCACTTATCCGAAGAGCAGAATTCAGTTGCTGGCTCCAAGAATGTGTCAGTCACCGTGTACAAGAAGACGTGAGTGATCTAAATGGTTCTGGCTACCTTAAGCACTTGTTCTTTCTTCTAACGGGACGAGAGCTTGATTCAGCTGTGGAACTTGCCATATCTAAGGGAGATGTTAGACTTGCTTGTTTGTTGAGCCAGGTTGGTGGATCAACTGTAAACCGCGATGATATCATGCAGCAGCTTCACCTTTGGGGAAGGAATGGGCTGGATTTTAACTACATTGAAAATGATAGAATTAAGCTTTACGAATTGCTTGCTGGTAACATCCACGATGCACTACAAGATTTTGCAATTGACTGGAAGAGATTCCTAGGGTTGTTGATGTGGCATCATCTGGCTCCAGACAGTTCCTTGCCTGTCATCTTCAGAAATTACCAACTCCTACTAGATCAGGGAAAGGCTCCGTGGCCAGTCCCAATATATATTGACGAAGGACTAGCAGATGGAAATGTAAGCAACACCAAGCATTCTGACCTGTTGTATTATCTTATGCTTCTGCACAGCAGAGAAGAGCAAAAAATTGGTTTTCTGAAGACTATGTTCAGTGCCTTCTCTTCAACTGACGACCCACTTGACTATCATATGATCTGGCACCAGCGAGGAATATTAGAAGCAGTTGGAGCTTTCACTTCAGATGACCTCCATGCTCTCGATATGGGATTTGTTGCACAGCTTCTCTCTCAGGGCCTTTGTCATTGGGCTATCTATGTTGTTCTTCACATGCCCTACCGCAAAGACCGTCCATATCTACACTTCACTGTCATTCGGGAAATCCTGTTTCAGTTCTGTGAAACTTGGAGTTCTGTGGAATCACAGCGGCAATTTATCAAGGACTTGGGTATCCCTTCTGAATGGATGCACGAAGCTCTG GCAGTGTATTACAATTACCATGGAGATTTCGTAAAGGCTCTTGACCACTTTATCGAATGCGCTAATTGGCAAAGAGCTCATTCCATTTTTATGACATCAGTTGCTCATTCATTGTTTTTGTCAG CTAACCACTCAGAAATATGGAGAATTGCTACTTCAATGGACGACCGCAAGTCTGAGATTGAAAACTGGGACCTGGGTGCTGGGAtttacatgtcattttatttactaaagAGTTCACTGGAAGAAGATGCTGATACAATGCTAGAACTG GATTCCCCTGAGAGCAGAAACGAGTCGTGCAGAAGTTTTGTCGGTCGTTTAAACGAGTCATTGGCTGTTTGGGGTGATAGATTACCGGTTGAAGCCAG AGTCGCATACACAAAGATGGCAGAGGAAATCTGCGAGTTGCTTCTATCAGGTCTGAGTGTGTATCCTGATAGAGACTCTCAGCTAAGCTGTTTTATGACAGCCTTCAAAGCTCCATTACCAGAAGATGTAAGATCATCTCATCTGCAAGATGctgtctctctcttctctctatatcTCTCAGAGACAGGCCACCAAACATCAGCTTAG
- the LOC125604553 gene encoding protein RAE1 has protein sequence MATFGATANTNPNKSFEVTPSPADSISSLSFSPRADILVATSWDNQVRCWEISRSGASLASAPKASISHDQPVLCSAWKDDGTTVFSGGCDKQAKMWPLLSGGQPVTVAMHDAPIVDMAWIPGMNLLVTGSWDKTLRYWDTRQQTPVHTQQLPDKCYALSVKHPLMVVGTADRNLIVFNLQNPQTEFKRIVSPLKYQTRCVTAFPDQQGFLVGSIEGRVGVHHLDDSQQNKNFTFKCHRDGNEIYSVNALNFHPVQGTFATAGSDGAFNFWDKDSKQRLKAMSRCSQPIPCSSFNHDGSIYAYASCYDWSKGAENHNPATAKSSIFLHLPQESEVKAKPRVTTGRK, from the exons ATGGCTACCTTTGGTGCGACGGCCAATACTAATCCTAACAAATCCTTTGAG GTTACTCCATCACCCGCAGATTCTATCTCCAGCTTAAGTTTTAGCCCAAGAGCCGATATTCTTGTCGCCACCTCTTGGGACAATCAG GTGCGGTGTTGGGAAATATCCCGTAGTGGAGCCTCTCTAGCAAGTGCTCCTAAAGCATCTATATCTCATGATCAGCCG GTCTTGTGCTCTGCTTGGAAAGATGATGGAACCACTGTCTTTAGTGGAGGTTGTGATAAGCAAGCCAAAATGTGGCCCTTGTTGTCCGGCGGTCAACCTGTTACTGTTGCTATGCACGATGCTCCTATTGTTGACATGGCCTGGATCCCTGGAATGAATCTCCTTGTTACTGGAAGCTGGGATAAAACATTGAG ATATTGGGACACAAGGCAGCAAACTCCTGTGCATACCCAACAGCTTCCAGATAAATGCTATGCTTTGTCTGTGAAACACCCTCTGATGGTTGTCGGAACTGCAGATAGGAATCTTATTGTCTTCAACTTGCAAAATCCTCAg ACTGAGTTCAAGAGAATCGTGTCACCACTGAAGTACCAGACGAGGTGTGTTACTGCCTTCCCTGATCAGCAAGGATTTTTG gTTGGTTCAATTGAAGGGCGAGTTGGTGTCCATCATTTGGATGATTCTCAACAGAACAAGAACTTCACATTCAAATGCCACAGAGATGGGAATGAGATCTATTCTGTCAACGCTCTGAACTTCCACCCG GTACAAGGAACTTTTGCCACTGCTGGCTCAGATGGGGCTTTCAATTTCTGGGACAAGGATAGTAAACAAAGACTCAAG GCCATGTCAAGGTGCAGTCAGCCAATTCCTTGCAGTTCGTTTAACCACGACGGGTCGATATATGCATATGCG TCGTGCTATGACTGGAGCAAAGGTGCAGAGAATCACAACCCAGCAACTGCGAAAAGCAGCATCTTCTTGCACCTTCCACAG GAAAGTGAGGTCAAGGCGAAGCCAAGAGTAACGACCGGCAGAAAATGA
- the LOC125604556 gene encoding ribonuclease 3-like protein 1 isoform X1, with amino-acid sequence MEEEDQKTTSRRRSIIISLKNIPPLDPSSIPPTPSSLKPRTMMVPGTVPKQRYQEMRLKEDNVKSSFSNIQIDPNSTRRVSTTQENHPVLNPVEDSKSISKDACGPDASKKGSAKSLLHEMCISKRWKPPVYDCCNVDGPCHMRLFTYKVVVEIRDSSGTTVLECFGDPKHKKKAAAEHAAEGALWYLDHVKPKQTKAASVTHHHLLR; translated from the exons atggaggAGGAGGATCAGAAAACCACATCAAGAAGAAGATCTATCATCATCAGTCTCAAAAACATTCCTCCTTTGGATCCTTCTTCTATCCCCCCAACACCCTCCTCTCtg AAGCCAAGAACAATGATGGTGCCAGGTACTGTGCCAAAGCAGAGATACCAAGAGATGAGGCTTAAAGAAGACAATGTCAAGTCTTCCTTCTCTAACATTCAGATCGATCCTAATAGCACAAGAAGAGTAAGCACCACACAAGAGAATCACCCTGTTCTCAATCCTGTAGAAGATTCCAAATCAATATCTAAAG ACGCTTGTGGTCCAGATGCGTCTAAGAAAGGTTCAGCAAAATCATTGTTACACGAAATGTGTATTTCCAAGAGATGGAAACCTCCTGTTTATGATTGCTGTAATGTTGATGGACCTTGTCATATGAGATT GTTTACATATAAAGTTGTGGTTGAGATTAGAGATTCTTCAGGAACAACTGTTTTGGAATGTTTTGGTGATCCCaaacacaagaagaaagctgctGCTGAGCATGCAGCTGAAGGAGCGCTCTGGTATCTTGACCATGTAAAGCCAAAGCAGACAAAAGCTGCATCAGTAACTCATCATCATCTACTCAGATGA
- the LOC125604556 gene encoding ribonuclease 3-like protein 1 isoform X2, giving the protein MEEEDQKTTSRRRSIIISLKNIPPLDPSSIPPTPSSLPRTMMVPGTVPKQRYQEMRLKEDNVKSSFSNIQIDPNSTRRVSTTQENHPVLNPVEDSKSISKDACGPDASKKGSAKSLLHEMCISKRWKPPVYDCCNVDGPCHMRLFTYKVVVEIRDSSGTTVLECFGDPKHKKKAAAEHAAEGALWYLDHVKPKQTKAASVTHHHLLR; this is encoded by the exons atggaggAGGAGGATCAGAAAACCACATCAAGAAGAAGATCTATCATCATCAGTCTCAAAAACATTCCTCCTTTGGATCCTTCTTCTATCCCCCCAACACCCTCCTCTCtg CCAAGAACAATGATGGTGCCAGGTACTGTGCCAAAGCAGAGATACCAAGAGATGAGGCTTAAAGAAGACAATGTCAAGTCTTCCTTCTCTAACATTCAGATCGATCCTAATAGCACAAGAAGAGTAAGCACCACACAAGAGAATCACCCTGTTCTCAATCCTGTAGAAGATTCCAAATCAATATCTAAAG ACGCTTGTGGTCCAGATGCGTCTAAGAAAGGTTCAGCAAAATCATTGTTACACGAAATGTGTATTTCCAAGAGATGGAAACCTCCTGTTTATGATTGCTGTAATGTTGATGGACCTTGTCATATGAGATT GTTTACATATAAAGTTGTGGTTGAGATTAGAGATTCTTCAGGAACAACTGTTTTGGAATGTTTTGGTGATCCCaaacacaagaagaaagctgctGCTGAGCATGCAGCTGAAGGAGCGCTCTGGTATCTTGACCATGTAAAGCCAAAGCAGACAAAAGCTGCATCAGTAACTCATCATCATCTACTCAGATGA
- the LOC125604549 gene encoding probable receptor-like protein kinase At1g80640, whose amino-acid sequence MFVKHQTRMCLLRHLLLPIWVLLGFSFFSVVFVTATPQEIPISQASPRTGGAQSPGPPIVKVVIRQDLNKKILIALIASSTLLCITVMMILYLLLWRYRSMNNNSFNGIKGKSDSVKSSGSAKPVVHKVDSVTKGTIPVYEYQLLESGTNKFSDGNVLSRGGRGCLYSACLDGKSSVTVKKLDVGGETDIEKQFENEVDWLAKIKHQNIISLLGFSVYRQTRCIVYEMMQNGSLESRLNGPSQGSGLTWQLRMKIAVDIARGLEYLHEHCHPPVVHRDLKSSNILLDSDFNAKISDFGYATVLMTQNKNLNRPSEYLLDGKVTDKNDVYSFGVILLELLLGKRSVVEKSSTEPESVVTWAVPKLSDRANLPNILDPAIKGTMDLKHLYQVAAVAVLCVQPEPSYRPLITDVLHSLIPLLPLDLGGSLRIL is encoded by the exons atgTTTGTGAAACACCAAACAAGAATGTGTCTCCTTCGTCATTTGCTGTTGCCTATTTGGGTTCTTCTgggcttctccttcttctccgtTGTTTTCGTTACTGCTACTCCCCAAGAAATCCCTATCTCTCAGGCTTCTCCTCGAACCGGAGGAGCTCAATCCCCAG GACCTCCCATTGTCAAAGTGGTGATTCGCCAGGACCTGAACAAGAAGATTCTAATTGCTCTTATAGCCTCCTCAACACTCCTCTGTATCACAGTCATGATGATTCTCTACCTCTTGCTATGGAGGTACCGAAGTATGAATAACAACAGCTTCAACGGCATCAAGGGGAAGTCCG ATTCTGTGAAGAGTAGTGGATCCGCGAAACCTGTTGTACACAAGGTTGATTCTGTGACGAAAGGAACTatccctgtctatgaataccAGCTGCTGGAGTCTGGTACAAACAAGTTTAGCGATGGTAATGTGTTGAGCCGAGGTGGTCGTGGATGTCTTTACAGCGCTTGTCTTGATGGGAAGTCTTCTGTCactgtgaagaagcttgatgttGGTGGAGAGACAGACATTGAGAAACAGTTTGAG AATGAGGTAGACTGGTTGGCGAAGATCAAGCATCAGAACATAATCTCACTTTTGGGGTTTAGCGTCTATAGGCAAACGAGATGTATTGTGTATGAGATGATGCAGAATGGATCTTTGGAGAGTAGGTTGAATG GGCCTAGTCAAGGTTCAGGTTTAACTTGGCAGCTTAGAATGAAAATCGCGGTTGATATAGCAAG agGATTAGAGTATCTTCATGAGCATTGCCATCCTCCAGTAGTTCACAGAGATTTGAAATCGTCTAACATCCTTCTAGACTCTGATTTCAACGCAAAG ATATCAGATTTTGGGTATGCAACTGTGTTGATGACTCAGAACAAAAATCTGAACAGACCTTCTGAGTATCTTCTTGATG GGAAAGTAACAGACAAGAATGATGTCTACTCATTTGGAGTGATTCTCCTAGAACTTCTCCTTGGGAAGAGATCAGTAGTGGAGAAATCATCAACTGAACCAGAATCCGTTGTCACTTGG GCTGTACCAAAGCTGAGTGACAGAGCTAATCTGCCAAACATATTGGATCCTGCAATCAAAGGAACCATGGATTTGAAGCATCTTTATCAGGTAGCAGCGGTGGCAGTGTTGTGTGTGCAGCCAGAGCCAAGTTACAGACCACTTATAACCGATGTGTTGCACTCACTCATCCCTCTTCTACCACTTGACCTCGGCGGATCATTGCGAATcttataa
- the LOC125604550 gene encoding probable 37S ribosomal protein S28, mitochondrial — MAALHLARRKQRLQSNPSLFHLFSTSSPQDGNESGEQPPQQPPSDLKISSYFSGIKSSLKQQSQARFDAKAQTFSGGDFQDIRRNLNEFRRRAASPPARGLQDLYKQTVLSKPKPESSSFENLKQNLRQMRPPQETRWSNLSSIQGIMKAKRNDNNVGLPVSVFGEELEERKRKGDETEEMKSEFIKRYNTEELGEMLRRYRPEGKKEEGWFSLQELNQRLVKLREVEEEAAQGTRKGLPFDDLRFGIQEKKAAEARKSLAFQNVDLFSVFSDTPKYLLEPPKEELVQTYFHPDNMSSAEKMKIELAKVREEFKMAESDCGSARVQVAQLTTKIKHLSSVLHKKDKHSRKGLIAMVHRRKKLLKYMRRTDWDSYCLSLSKLGLRDNPDYKF, encoded by the exons ATGGCGGCGCTTCACCTCGCCAGACGCAAACAAAGGCTACAATCTAACCCCTCTCTGTTTCATCTCTTCTCCACCTCATCTCCTCAAGACGGGAACGAATCCGGCGAACAGCCTCCTCAACAACCACCGTCGGATCTCAAAATCTCCTCCTACTTCAGTGGCATCAAGAGCAGCCTGAAACAACAATCTCAAGCTAGATTCGATGCCAAAGCTCAAACCTTTTCCGGCGGAGACTTTCAGGACATCAGGCGCAATCTCAACGAGTTCCGGCGAAGAGCAGCATCTCCTCCGGCGAGGGGTTTGCAGGATCTTTACAAGCAAACCGTGCTgtctaaacccaaacccgaaagcTCGTCTTTTGAGAACCTAAAGCAAAACTTAAGGCAGATGAGGCCACCACAAGAGACGAGGTGGTCTAATCTATCGAGCATTCAGGGGATCATGAAGGCGAAACGTAATGATAACAACGTCGGTTTGCCTGTTTCAGTGTTTGGGGAGGAGCTTgaagagaggaagaggaagggAGATGAGACGGAGGAGATGAAGTCGGAGTTTATCAAGAGATACAACACTGAAGAGCTGGGGGAGATGCTGAGACGGTATAGACCAGAGgggaagaaagaagaaggttGGTTCTCGTTGCAGGAGCTGAACCAGAGGCTTGTTAAGCTGAGAGAGGTGGAAGAGGAAGCAGCTCAGGGGACGAGGAAGGGGCTTCCCTTCGATGATCTCAGGTTTGGTATTCAAGAAAAGAAAGCAGCCGAAGCCAGAAAATCACTAGCAT TTCAGAACGTGGATCTTTTCAGCGTGTTTAGTGATACTCCTAAGTATTTGCTGGAGCCTCCCAAAGAGGAGCTAGTTCAAACT TATTTCCACCCGGATAACATGTCATCTGCGGAGAAGATGAAAATCGAGCTTGCAAAGGTCAGGGAAGAGTTCAAGATGGCTGAATCCGATTGTGGTTCTGCACGTGTTCAAG TGGCACAACTGACTACTAAGATCAAGCATCTATCTTCTGTTCTACATAAAAAG GACAAGCATTCGAGAAAGGGGCTTATAGCAATGGTGCATAGAAGGAAGAAACTGTTGAAGTATATGAGACGAACGGACTGGGACTCTTACTGCCTTTCACTCTCAAAACTCGGTCTTCGTGACAACCCTGATTACAAGTTTTAA